One segment of Rhipicephalus sanguineus isolate Rsan-2018 chromosome 6, BIME_Rsan_1.4, whole genome shotgun sequence DNA contains the following:
- the LOC119396488 gene encoding GDP-D-glycero-alpha-D-manno-heptose dehydrogenase: MPDAKEVLVTGGAGYVGSCLVPLLLDRGWRVTVYDTFSYGLGPLLPVAHRVRLIRGDVRDGAALASALKGVGAVVHLAAIVGYPACSRDPELAEDVNVGGTRTLLEQLSPSQRIVFASTGSCYGAVTDGLCTEETPVSPLSVYGRTKAESEKLVLKSGGVALRLATVFGVSPRMRVDLLANDLSRRALQDGELEVYEPHFWRTFLHVRDAARAFVLALDRYDEMRGRAFNVGDDTLNVTKAKLARLICERAGDVRLVLAESGRDQDRRDYRVSHARIRELGFRASISLEKGVDELIRLLPLMAPHELCMN, translated from the coding sequence ATGCCGGATGCCAAGGAAGTGCTGGTGACGGGTGGCGCGGGCTACGTGGGCTCGTGCCTGGTGCCGCTCCTGCTGGACCGCGGCTGGCGCGTGACCGTGTACGACACTTTCTCCTACGGCCTGGGTCCGCTGCTTCCCGTGGCTCACCGGGTGCGCCTCATACGAGGCGACGTCCGCGACGGCGCGGCGCTGGCGTCCGCGCTCAAAGGCGTCGGCGCCGTGGTGCACTTGGCGGCCATCGTGGGCTACCCGGCGTGCAGCCGCGACCCCGAGCTCGCCGAAGACGTCAACGTGGGCGGCACGCGGACGCTGCTCGAACAGCTCTCACCCTCGCAGCGTATCGTGTTCGCCTCGACCGGTTCGTGCTACGGCGCCGTCACTGACGGCCTCTGCACGGAGGAAACGCCGGTCTCACCTTTGTCGGTGTACGGTCGCACTAAGGCGGAGTCCGAGAAGTTGGTCCTGAAGAGCGGAGGCGTCGCACTGCGTCTCGCCACAGTCTTCGGCGTCTCGCCCCGGATGCGCGTCGACCTGCTCGCCAACGACCTGTCCCGGAGGGCCCTGCAAGACGGCGAGCTGGAAGTGTACGAGCCGCACTTTTGGCGCACCTTTCTGCACGTGCGCGACGCGGCGCGGGCCTTCGTGCTGGCGCTCGACCGCTACGACGAGATGCGAGGTCGCGCCTTCAACGTGGGAGACGACACGCTCAACGTGACCAAGGCGAAGCTGGCGCGGCTCATCTGCGAGCGGGCCGGGGACGTCCGGCTGGTGCTGGCCGAGTCCGGTCGAGACCAGGACCGACGCGACTACCGCGTGTCGCACGCGCGCATTCGAGAGCTGGGATTCCGAGCGAGCATCTCCCTCGAGAAAGGGGTCGACGAGCTGATCCGATTGCTGCCTCTCATGGCCCCCCACGAGCTTTGCATGAACTAG